AGATTTTCCTCTACAGCCTTTAGCAGCATTAGGTTATCACATTTATATTAGCGGACAAAAAGCTTATAACGGTGTTGCGATCCTTAGTCGCAAACCTTTAGAATCTTGCACTACAGGTTTTGCAGCCATCTTGGGAAAAACCGATTTAGACGCACAAAAACGAGTTATTACGGGTATAGTTGATGGGGTGCGAATTGTTAATTTGTATGTTCCTAATGGTTCGACTGTAGGGAGCGACAAATATTACTATAAGTTAGAGTGGCTGCAAACTTTAAAAGAATATCTAGCCACGATTTTACCTACACCAATGGTAATTTGTGGCGATTTTAATATTGCCTTAGAAGATCGAGATATTTATAAACAACCAGACAACCATGACAACTTAATTATGGCATCGCCCAAAGAACGTCAAGCACTCCAAGAGATTATACAATTGGGTTTAGCTGATGCTTTTCGCAAGTTTACTCCTGATGGCGGACACTTTAGTTGGTGGGATTATCGCACAGGGGCATTTCACCGGAATCGGGGCTGGCGCATCGACCATCATTATCTTACGGCAGAACTATATCAACAGGCGACTAGCTGTATCATCGATACTACCCCCAGAAAACTCGAAAAACCCAGCGATCATGCACCAGTAATCCTAACCTTATAGCAGTTTTCGCGTTGATGAAGTACTCATGGGCGGGCAAGATGCCCACCCCACAAGAGTTTCAAACAAGTAATGTGTACTTTAGCGATCGCCCACCGCCCACCATTCGTCTTAACCTTCTGAAGCATAGAATCATGAGAACCATCTCTAAAGCCCAAGCACCCACCCTATCTCCTCTCAACATTCCCCACCGCCTGCTACTTGGGCCAGGGCCATCCAACGCCCATCCAGAGGTGATTGGGGCAATGAATCGATCGCCTATCGGACATTTAGATCCAGCATTTTTAGAGTTGATGGATGAAATTCAGTCTTTGCTACGCTATACATGGCAAACTGAAAACCCCATGACTATTGCTGTCAGTGGAACGGGAAGTGCGGCGATGGAAGCAACTATTGCTAATGGAGTTGTACCAGGGGATGTGGTGTTAGTTGGGGTGAGTGGTTATTTTGGCGATCGCTTAG
This genomic stretch from Merismopedia glauca CCAP 1448/3 harbors:
- the xth gene encoding exodeoxyribonuclease III, with product MQIATWNVNSIRSRITHVTQWLQDHPVDVLCLQETKVIDPDFPLQPLAALGYHIYISGQKAYNGVAILSRKPLESCTTGFAAILGKTDLDAQKRVITGIVDGVRIVNLYVPNGSTVGSDKYYYKLEWLQTLKEYLATILPTPMVICGDFNIALEDRDIYKQPDNHDNLIMASPKERQALQEIIQLGLADAFRKFTPDGGHFSWWDYRTGAFHRNRGWRIDHHYLTAELYQQATSCIIDTTPRKLEKPSDHAPVILTL